The Brassica oleracea var. oleracea cultivar TO1000 chromosome C7, BOL, whole genome shotgun sequence sequence CCTCAGCACTTTCCTGAAGCTGCAACGCGAACTCTAAGTTCCAGAGAACATCTCCCATCGACGGTCTCTCAATGCCCTGGTCTAGTACACACTTCATCGCTGTTTCAGCAAACTTCTTGAAGCATTCCGGTGTGATCTTTCCCTTGAGATGCGGATCAACGATCTGGTCAAGCATGCCTTTCTTGTAGCAGTACGGTGCCCACTCAGCTAAGCTCACTTGTTCTTTCGCTAGCGTCGGGTTCAAGGCAGGCCGTGCACATAAGGCTTCAAAGAGAACGACACCAAAGGAGTATACATCTGATTTATCAGTCAGTTGTTGACGTCTGAAGTACTCTGGGTCGAGATAACCGAAGCTTCCTTTCACGACGGTGCTTACGTGTGTGTGGTCAAGTGTAGGACCAGTCTTTGACAAACCGAAGTCAGAGACCTTAGCCACCCATTTCTCATCGAGCAGAATGTTTGTCGTCTTCACATCTCTGTGGATGATCGTGTGTTTCGCACCGGTGTGCAGATAATGCAACCCTCGTGCTGCCCCAATGCATATCTCAAGACGTTGCTTCCAAGGAAGAGGAGAGTTCTGAGTCTTGTAGAGATGCTCTCTCATAGTCCCATGAGCCATGTAATCATACACAAGTATCATCTCGCAGTTCTCTTCACAGTATCCAATCAAAGACACAAGGTGACGGTGTCTAAGCTTCGAAAGCATCTCAATCTCTGTCTGAAACTCGTGCACACCTTGCTCAGACATCGGGTTACCTCTCTTGATAGCTACCTTTGTAGTTCCACCATCAATCTCTCCTCTGTACACCTTGCCGAAACCTCCAACACCGAGCACTCGAGACTCATCGAAGTTCTTAGTAGCTGCTTTGATCTCAGCAAAGGAGAAGTGACGACACCGGTTTGAAGGAAGGGACGAGGCGTAGCTTCCTGTAGTGTTTGTCTTCCCCGAGCCACCGGAATGCGAGTTTCCATACAAAGAAAGTGGAAGCCACCCTGATGTTGCATCACTTGCAGGCTGGTATTCACCAGCCTTACGTCTACGGTAAGCAACCATTACACATAAACCGAGGACAAGACCTAAAACAACTGCACCACTGACCACACCTGCAACAATAGCTGTACGGCTCTTGGACTGACTAGTACGAGGGCGTAGGACTTTGGATGGATCTGCAGTCACTTGCGGACCAGGTACAGGATTAGGACCAGCAAGATTACCATCAGAACCATTCATCTTGAAAATCTCAACTCCATTGAGAATAGCATCGTAGTACTCCGGCTTGCCCCTCGTGTTTGGATGAAGAGCAAGCCAAAGATCTTGCTGTCCCTTACCATCAGGAGGATTCACAACGTAATCTTTATGTATAGGAATCCCATTACCACGCGTCCAGCCAGCAACATCAGCTTCAGACTCAGCTGTTTGGTTGTTGAGATAGATCGTAAACACACGCTGGTTAATCTTAGTGATGTTGGGAAGCACCTCGCAGAAGTGAAGCCTGACAAGATAAGTGAAGCCAGAGTCAACGCTGAAAACCCAAGTCAGGTTGAAGTTGAGGTTGATTTGAGCTGTTGGAGTCATGGATCTAGCCGTGGAGTAAACATCAACAGGAGCAATGTATGTTGGTGTGTCTGCCGGATACTTAATGGTCATGTTGGGATCAGCAGTGTCAACGACTCCAATCCCCGCACCGAAAATGTAAGGCGAGTCGTCGTACCATGACCTGTAAAGACCTGTATCTTCAGAAGGAGAGATATCATTCCCTCCCACGTTAAGCCTGTAAACATTCTCAAGAGCGGTGCTGTTATCGATATCGACAGCAGTAGAAGATCCCACGATGGACAAAGTCCCATCAGTGTTGCTGTATAGATCAGGCATTGAAGTCACCTCGATCCCGTTCACAAAGGCGTAAGCCTTTGGTGTTGGTTCAGGTGTGAACGTTATGTTCAAAGAAGCTCCACCTTCCACGTTCACGACAAACTCTTTAACGATGGAAGAGTAAGACAAGGCCTGAGCTGTTTGAGCAGCGCTGAAGTTCTTGAGGAGAGTGTAGGAGGAGCCTAAGGTGACGGAGAAGAGGGAGTTCGTGGCGTTGAGGCCGTCGTACGAGTTGGGGTGGAAGTAGAGACGCACGAACTTACGACCTGAAGCGACGGGGAAAGAGTAAGTGAAGGGAGATCGGAAGATTCTAGCTGTCATGTAAGGGACCTCGGGGACGGAAGGATCTTGTGTGGCGGCGGGAGAGGTTTTGGAGTCTCCGGAGGAAGAGAAGAGCTTGGATTTGACATCGGGGATCCATGTCCGGTTATCTGTGTCGGTTAGATCAGAGGAGCCACCACAGTTTAAGAGGATCTTGTCCGTGGGAGTGTAGTCAGCAGCTGAGGTTGATGAAGTTAAGGATAAGAGAAGGAGGAGGAGGGAGAGACGTGATCGTCCCTCCATGATCTTCATTGAACAGAGTAGCTTTCTTCTCGAGCTATCAGACAAAAAAAATGAAAGAGAAATTTTACATGTCTAGAAATGGAAAGTTGTACAGATAAGGAAACTTATTTCGACAAAGAGTGGAACTGAACATTGTTTCATTAGTAGGAGAGAGTGAAGTTGAACGTACCTTGACAATCGGTGAAGAACCCTAGCCGAATAAAACGGAGAGATTTGGGAGAAGACAAAGGTATTCTGAGGAGAGAGAAGTTGGTAACCAACAGAGAATTAATTAAATGAGATAATGGAGGTAAGTATATGGTTAAGAGTTAGACACGCTACAAAAACGGACAGCTTTGTTGCCTTTCCTCAACGCGTAAACGTTTTAGTTTAAATTAAATTTATTGTAATGATATCTTATGTTTAGATTTTAGAGGGATAGTTGAATTGAAGCCGGCTTGATAAGATTGACGATTGTACTCTTCGGGTAACAGCTGTTATTATTACATACCCAACCATACCAAGGATAATGTTGATTTGGTATAAGGATGACAGTTCCGTTCATATGTGTATGAAAGCAAAGAGAATTTTAAAACGCGTATTTTTTTTTCTCTCTATGCGGTGACGAGTGACGATGACCCTCTCGTTGTAAAGCGAAAGACTGGGTCCTGATATTTTTCTGAGAACTCAACTTGTTTAGGTTACGTAATCATTAGCTTTTTAATCCTTCATGTGGGCCTAATGGGCCTCGTCTAACCTTATTGAATATGA is a genomic window containing:
- the LOC106306010 gene encoding receptor-like protein kinase FERONIA, producing MKIMEGRSRLSLLLLLLSLTSSTSAADYTPTDKILLNCGGSSDLTDTDNRTWIPDVKSKLFSSSGDSKTSPAATQDPSVPEVPYMTARIFRSPFTYSFPVASGRKFVRLYFHPNSYDGLNATNSLFSVTLGSSYTLLKNFSAAQTAQALSYSSIVKEFVVNVEGGASLNITFTPEPTPKAYAFVNGIEVTSMPDLYSNTDGTLSIVGSSTAVDIDNSTALENVYRLNVGGNDISPSEDTGLYRSWYDDSPYIFGAGIGVVDTADPNMTIKYPADTPTYIAPVDVYSTARSMTPTAQINLNFNLTWVFSVDSGFTYLVRLHFCEVLPNITKINQRVFTIYLNNQTAESEADVAGWTRGNGIPIHKDYVVNPPDGKGQQDLWLALHPNTRGKPEYYDAILNGVEIFKMNGSDGNLAGPNPVPGPQVTADPSKVLRPRTSQSKSRTAIVAGVVSGAVVLGLVLGLCVMVAYRRRKAGEYQPASDATSGWLPLSLYGNSHSGGSGKTNTTGSYASSLPSNRCRHFSFAEIKAATKNFDESRVLGVGGFGKVYRGEIDGGTTKVAIKRGNPMSEQGVHEFQTEIEMLSKLRHRHLVSLIGYCEENCEMILVYDYMAHGTMREHLYKTQNSPLPWKQRLEICIGAARGLHYLHTGAKHTIIHRDVKTTNILLDEKWVAKVSDFGLSKTGPTLDHTHVSTVVKGSFGYLDPEYFRRQQLTDKSDVYSFGVVLFEALCARPALNPTLAKEQVSLAEWAPYCYKKGMLDQIVDPHLKGKITPECFKKFAETAMKCVLDQGIERPSMGDVLWNLEFALQLQESAEESGKGICSEMDMGEIKYDDDNCKGKSNNDKGSDVYEGNVSDSRSSGIDMSIGGRSLASEDSDGLTPSAVFSQIMNPKGR